A single window of Nocardia sp. NBC_01327 DNA harbors:
- a CDS encoding protease inhibitor I42 family protein, producing the protein MSSDSASLGLQRAVADSARGPGACAVGGAAIGSVVGYFGHDDGRLSVRMRTPLAVVMLGLALAGCGSSNPNEVAATTTSSVANPAPAPVTVGKDSDGKDIPLQVGQGLEVKLAANPTTGFAWQLAELDQNTVKENGGAEYQQDPSPEGMAGVGGQSTWKFTATAPGATHLLLEYRRSWEQGVPPAETFALNLTVS; encoded by the coding sequence TTGTCGTCCGACAGCGCGAGCCTGGGTTTGCAGCGTGCTGTTGCCGACTCGGCGCGCGGGCCGGGCGCCTGCGCTGTCGGCGGCGCCGCCATCGGTAGCGTGGTCGGATACTTCGGCCACGACGATGGGAGGCTGTCCGTGCGGATGCGCACACCACTGGCGGTAGTGATGCTGGGTCTGGCGCTGGCCGGCTGCGGCAGCAGCAATCCGAACGAGGTCGCCGCGACCACCACCAGCTCCGTCGCCAACCCGGCGCCCGCCCCCGTCACCGTGGGTAAGGACTCCGACGGCAAAGACATCCCTTTGCAGGTCGGCCAGGGCCTCGAGGTGAAACTCGCGGCCAACCCCACCACCGGATTCGCCTGGCAGCTGGCCGAATTGGACCAGAACACCGTCAAGGAGAACGGCGGCGCGGAGTACCAGCAGGACCCGAGCCCCGAGGGTATGGCCGGCGTCGGCGGCCAGTCCACCTGGAAGTTCACCGCCACCGCCCCCGGCGCCACCCACCTGCTCCTCGAATACCGCCGCTCCTGGGAGCAGGGCGTGCCCCCAGCCGAAACCTTCGCCCTGAACCTCACCGTCAGCTGA
- a CDS encoding aminoacyl-tRNA hydrolase yields the protein MPVSSVESTIDAGFAARHAELARGYGGGGDPADPALVQAMQMVLHMPKADPPLRNALLAAAATAVVALCLDERVGPEGEWQERYLTWKRSRIRKVARRARGAQWLAAQEVDGVTVEFAGAQARALVPGPVGDIDPRIKRLQISGTELASEEPELITPGFPTLWVDSKLGMTVGKAAAQVGHASMLLAGAMPVQQAHAWAERGFRCNVAEADRDLWAELQQKVAEGTAVAVRDAGFTEVAPGSMTVIAVPAR from the coding sequence ATGCCGGTGTCAAGCGTTGAGTCCACCATCGATGCCGGGTTCGCGGCGCGGCATGCGGAGTTGGCGCGCGGGTACGGGGGTGGGGGAGACCCGGCGGATCCGGCGCTCGTGCAGGCCATGCAGATGGTGTTGCACATGCCGAAAGCCGATCCGCCGCTGCGCAATGCGCTGCTCGCCGCGGCGGCGACCGCGGTGGTCGCGCTGTGCCTGGACGAGCGGGTCGGACCCGAGGGGGAGTGGCAGGAGCGGTATCTCACCTGGAAGCGGTCGCGGATTCGCAAGGTGGCGCGGCGGGCGCGCGGTGCGCAGTGGCTGGCCGCACAGGAGGTCGACGGGGTGACCGTCGAATTCGCGGGCGCGCAGGCGCGGGCGCTGGTGCCGGGCCCGGTCGGCGATATCGATCCGCGAATAAAACGCCTCCAGATCAGCGGCACCGAATTAGCTTCCGAGGAACCGGAATTGATCACCCCCGGATTTCCGACGCTATGGGTCGATTCGAAATTGGGTATGACAGTAGGTAAGGCCGCCGCGCAGGTCGGGCATGCCAGCATGCTGTTGGCCGGTGCTATGCCGGTGCAGCAGGCGCACGCCTGGGCCGAGCGCGGTTTCCGATGCAACGTTGCCGAAGCCGATCGCGATCTTTGGGCAGAGCTACAGCAGAAGGTGGCCGAGGGAACGGCGGTCGCGGTCCGCGATGCCGGGTTCACCGAGGTGGCGCCCGGTTCGATGACTGTGATTGCGGTTCCGGCGCGTTGA